In Megalopta genalis isolate 19385.01 chromosome 16, iyMegGena1_principal, whole genome shotgun sequence, the following are encoded in one genomic region:
- the LOC117224682 gene encoding longitudinals lacking protein, with protein MLQLPYAISSTFQQYASAGGQSQHQQQHQQQQQAEGKSSRNDSGAINVCFGCGKRYKWRDSLLRHQRVECGNKEKKFCCTLCPKKFYHQYKLNEHYQGRHKLPKIR; from the coding sequence ATGTTGCAGCTGCCGTACGCCATCTCTTCGACTTTTCAGCAGTACGCATCCGCCGGCGGCCAGTCCCAGCATCAGCAACAAcatcagcaacagcaacaagccGAAGGGAAGAGCTCGCGGAACGACAGCGGCGCGATCAACGTTTGTTTCGGTTGCGGGAAGAGGTATAAGTGGCGGGACAGCCTGCTGAGGCACCAGAGGGTCGAGTGCGGGAACAAGGAGAAGAAGTTCTGTTGCACCCTGTGCCCGAAAAAGTTCTACCATCAGTACAAATTGAACGAACATTACCAGGGCCGTCATAAGCTGCCTAAGATACgttga